One genomic window of Hippopotamus amphibius kiboko isolate mHipAmp2 chromosome 10, mHipAmp2.hap2, whole genome shotgun sequence includes the following:
- the LOC130830461 gene encoding RING finger protein 11-like, with product MGNCITSRTSSDSLVPASPAPFGGRRLWARSGQARPRDPGPRWARAAPRIPGGAMRTPQRISRIELLPPAVYGKEGQEEKIQEECGICLVALVCGDPIRSLPCKHVYHLDCIDGWLTRSFTCPYCWGPVAVLQPSSQATN from the coding sequence ATGGGGAACTGCATCACCTCCCGCACCTCCAGTGACAGCTTGGTTCCTGCGTCACCGGCCCCCTTCGGCGGGAGGAGACTCTGGGCTCGCTCAGGGCAGGCGAGACCGCGCGACCCGGGGCCGCGCTGGGCACGAGCAGCGCCACGGATCCCGGGGGGAGCAATGAGGACCCCTCAGAGAATCTCCCGCATAGAGCTCCTGCCTCCAGCAGTATACGGAaaggagggacaggaggaaaaGATCCAGGAGGAGTGTGGGATCTGTTTGGTGGCCCTTGTTTGTGGGGACCCCATCAGGTCTCTGCCCTGCAAGCACGTCTATCACCTGGACTGCATCGATGGGTGGCTGACCAGGTCCTTCACCTGCCCCTACTGCTGGGGGCCTGTGGCGGTCCTGCAGCCTTCATCCCAGGCCACTAACTGA